One region of Chryseobacterium muglaense genomic DNA includes:
- a CDS encoding DUF7948 domain-containing protein, translated as MKKILFLFSIISCAFLFGQKNFQKNSEYYFYENKGQIVDQNGKENPDVKYLFHSAGLNVQLRSNGFSYDVYETVKKKNPDYKEITDNELPQKLAYLNREFDYEKLIHRIDIELLNSNKNPTIIAQGRSKDYENYFNIENKPKGITNVYRYQKVLYKNIYSNIDLVFFKPKDTLKPIEYNFIINPGGKISDIKMKFHGGPTSIEKGKLVMNLRFGDLHENIPNSWIEDINKKAITVAFKDLGNQIFGFASSINISDKKIIIDPVPTRIWGSYAGGFGEEYGETKTDIQNNVYLYGATASTTNIATSGASQINITSSYFDAYLMKITSNGQKLWGTYYGDMMDDNFSSVDFDENLNIYAAGVKFKPSSANDVVMAKFNSNGALVLQKNIGGNSSDVCYSVSYNNNHIYLAGQTNSFDFPTSNAFQPTKLSQSGSSDGFLTALDSSGNIVWSTYLGGNNSTSLYNIFSSTGDLEIIGLTTSQSIVMINPFQPINSGSTDILYLKFSKTGNLLKSSYAGLENQDVTFDARIINNTLIIPGHYFSLVQGINNPGVFRVDLATNVVTKNFYSPLPTFQLLSYVDKHGNIFFTGLSNGWQPDIATPNAYMQQVNPYAHTFLVKYNSNNVKEWGTFYGGNGGTQLGLVTKDNDDYIYLTGMSSNNTTGIATPGTFQQTGGHPSNDVFIAKLQDCTSTGTVTSNSPVCINSTIQLSATGGTTYLWTGPNGFTSNLQNPIIPNATLANAGAYTCQISGSGACDGSFTVNVVVGDNIAPIPNTAQLPDITGDCNTIIANFPTATDNCAGTITATTTDPLNYSIPGTYIIHWTYSDGNGNTSTQNQNVIVNSQALPTTTNTQQIFCATNQPTITNLQITGQNIKWYDAANNILPTTTLLVNGQTYFASQTINGCESTKISIQVTVNNTPKPVANINQDFCESANPRLANLVVNGTGLIYYDASGNILPLTTALFHGQTYFVTQTLNGCESEKLAINITLSQNNVPANNYRTSLCNVSTGNTMVVDLTSYQGNLIANPNNYIFTYTTQTGTPIPNPSNYTLNIGSNVINVKVATADGCFKNVVLELVLNPKPIITLPEDFDFCKGKTVTLDAGTGFTSYLWNTGATTQTITVSSPGNYSVTVTNIFGCSNTDDIQLSYSVLAEIVSVNINNNSATVILSASGNYEYSLDNSSWQDSNVFSNLGMGEYIVYVRTKFGCIIGQKPFSIFNIPNAISPNGDGVNDKWKVAGLENYTGTEIHVFDRKGVLVFKQIINKKPLEWDGKIKGLPVPTGNYWYSIKVSDGRNYTGWLLIKNRE; from the coding sequence ATGAAAAAAATTTTATTCCTTTTTTCAATAATAAGCTGTGCTTTTTTGTTTGGGCAGAAAAATTTTCAAAAGAATAGTGAATATTATTTCTATGAAAATAAAGGTCAGATTGTAGACCAAAATGGAAAAGAAAATCCTGATGTAAAATATCTTTTTCATTCTGCAGGATTAAATGTTCAGCTACGTTCTAATGGTTTTTCTTATGATGTTTATGAAACCGTAAAGAAGAAAAACCCAGATTACAAAGAAATTACAGACAATGAATTACCGCAGAAGCTTGCCTATCTTAATAGAGAATTTGATTATGAAAAATTGATTCATAGAATAGATATAGAATTATTAAACTCCAATAAAAACCCAACAATAATAGCTCAAGGAAGGTCAAAAGATTACGAAAACTATTTTAATATTGAAAATAAGCCGAAAGGAATAACAAATGTTTATCGTTATCAAAAGGTTCTATATAAAAATATTTATTCAAATATTGACTTAGTCTTTTTCAAACCAAAAGATACTTTAAAACCCATAGAATACAATTTCATAATTAATCCTGGTGGAAAAATATCAGATATTAAAATGAAATTTCATGGTGGTCCTACATCAATAGAAAAAGGAAAACTTGTAATGAATTTACGTTTTGGAGATTTACATGAAAACATTCCTAATAGCTGGATTGAAGATATAAATAAAAAAGCAATTACGGTAGCTTTTAAAGATTTAGGAAATCAGATTTTCGGCTTTGCATCTTCTATCAATATATCTGATAAAAAAATAATAATTGATCCAGTACCAACAAGAATATGGGGAAGTTATGCAGGTGGATTTGGTGAAGAATATGGTGAAACAAAAACAGATATTCAAAATAATGTCTATTTGTATGGGGCAACAGCAAGCACAACAAATATTGCAACAAGCGGAGCCAGCCAAATCAACATTACCAGTTCGTATTTTGATGCTTATTTAATGAAGATTACTTCAAACGGGCAGAAACTTTGGGGAACATACTATGGAGATATGATGGATGATAACTTTAGCTCAGTAGATTTTGATGAAAATTTAAATATCTATGCGGCGGGTGTAAAATTTAAACCCTCCAGTGCTAATGATGTTGTTATGGCTAAATTTAACTCTAACGGAGCTTTAGTATTACAAAAAAACATTGGTGGAAATAGCTCTGATGTATGCTACTCTGTATCTTATAATAATAATCACATCTATCTTGCTGGGCAGACAAATAGTTTCGACTTCCCTACTTCAAATGCTTTTCAACCCACTAAATTAAGCCAAAGCGGAAGTAGTGATGGATTTCTTACTGCATTAGATTCTTCAGGAAATATTGTCTGGTCAACATATTTGGGAGGCAACAATTCAACGTCTCTTTATAATATTTTTTCATCAACAGGTGATCTTGAAATAATTGGGTTAACTACATCACAAAGTATCGTAATGATAAATCCTTTTCAACCTATTAATTCGGGCAGTACCGATATTTTATATTTAAAATTTTCTAAAACCGGAAATTTATTAAAATCGAGCTATGCAGGATTAGAAAATCAAGACGTAACTTTTGATGCACGAATTATAAATAATACATTAATAATTCCCGGTCATTACTTTTCTTTAGTGCAAGGAATAAATAATCCTGGTGTATTCCGAGTAGATTTAGCAACCAATGTTGTGACAAAAAATTTTTATTCTCCTCTCCCAACTTTTCAATTACTCTCCTATGTAGATAAACATGGAAATATATTTTTCACAGGATTGTCAAACGGTTGGCAACCAGATATTGCTACCCCAAATGCATATATGCAACAAGTAAACCCTTATGCTCATACTTTTTTAGTAAAATACAATTCAAATAATGTAAAAGAATGGGGAACTTTTTACGGAGGAAATGGAGGAACACAGCTTGGTCTTGTAACGAAAGATAATGACGATTACATTTACTTAACAGGAATGTCTAGCAATAACACTACAGGAATCGCAACACCGGGAACATTTCAACAAACCGGTGGGCATCCTTCTAATGATGTTTTCATTGCTAAACTCCAAGACTGTACCTCAACTGGAACAGTAACTTCAAACTCTCCTGTCTGCATCAATTCAACTATCCAGTTAAGCGCAACTGGTGGAACAACGTACCTTTGGACAGGTCCAAACGGATTTACATCAAATCTTCAAAACCCTATTATTCCAAATGCAACTTTAGCAAATGCAGGAGCTTATACTTGTCAAATTTCGGGATCAGGAGCTTGTGATGGAAGCTTTACCGTAAATGTTGTGGTTGGTGACAACATCGCCCCAATTCCAAATACAGCACAACTTCCCGACATTACAGGAGATTGCAACACAATAATTGCTAATTTCCCAACAGCTACGGATAATTGTGCAGGAACTATTACTGCTACAACTACAGACCCGTTAAATTATTCAATTCCGGGAACTTATATTATTCATTGGACTTACAGCGACGGAAACGGAAATACTTCCACTCAAAATCAAAATGTAATTGTAAATTCTCAGGCGCTTCCAACTACTACAAACACGCAGCAAATCTTCTGTGCAACTAATCAACCAACAATAACAAATCTTCAAATCACAGGTCAAAATATCAAATGGTATGATGCCGCCAATAACATTTTACCTACAACTACTCTACTTGTAAATGGGCAAACTTATTTTGCTTCACAAACGATTAACGGATGCGAAAGTACTAAAATCTCTATTCAGGTTACCGTAAACAATACACCAAAACCTGTTGCAAATATCAACCAGGATTTCTGTGAATCGGCAAATCCCAGATTGGCAAATTTAGTAGTAAACGGAACTGGTTTAATTTATTACGATGCTTCAGGAAATATATTACCGCTTACTACTGCACTCTTTCATGGACAAACTTATTTCGTTACCCAAACTTTAAATGGTTGTGAATCTGAAAAACTGGCAATCAATATCACACTTTCTCAGAATAATGTTCCGGCAAACAATTACAGAACGTCACTTTGTAATGTTTCTACAGGAAACACAATGGTTGTAGACCTTACTTCATACCAAGGCAATCTTATTGCAAATCCTAATAATTATATTTTCACTTATACCACTCAAACGGGAACTCCAATTCCAAATCCGTCAAATTATACTTTAAATATCGGTTCAAATGTTATCAATGTAAAAGTTGCAACTGCGGATGGATGTTTTAAAAATGTTGTTTTAGAATTAGTTTTAAATCCGAAACCAATCATTACACTTCCGGAAGATTTTGATTTCTGTAAAGGCAAAACGGTAACTCTAGACGCAGGAACCGGCTTTACATCGTATTTATGGAATACAGGTGCAACCACACAAACAATCACTGTTTCAAGTCCCGGAAATTATTCTGTGACCGTTACCAATATATTTGGATGCAGTAATACAGATGATATTCAGCTGAGCTATTCTGTTTTGGCTGAAATTGTTTCTGTGAATATCAATAACAATTCTGCAACGGTCATTCTTTCAGCTTCCGGAAACTACGAATATTCTTTAGACAACTCTTCTTGGCAAGATTCTAATGTTTTTAGCAATTTAGGAATGGGAGAATATATTGTTTATGTAAGAACAAAATTTGGCTGTATCATTGGTCAGAAACCTTTTTCTATTTTTAATATTCCAAATGCAATCAGCCCGAATGGAGACGGAGTAAATGACAAATGGAAAGTTGCCGGTTTAGAAAATTACACTGGTACTGAAATTCATGTTTTCGACAGAAAAGGAGTTTTAGTATTCAAACAAATCATTAACAAAAAACCATTGGAATGGGATGGTAAAATTAAAGGTTTACCAGTTCCTACAGGAAATTACTGGTATTCTATAAAAGTTTCAGATGGTAGAAATTATACAGGCTGGCTTTTAATAAAGAACAGAGAGTAA
- a CDS encoding efflux RND transporter periplasmic adaptor subunit, with product MKKTLIYIIVAAVLVGLAAWKIADNKKKQDTEVKEVAKQVDKINVNVITASRENIDTDYLANGTFLPKQEMQQSSEISGRIVSVLVKEGSKVGAGQVLATIKRDAIEVDVTQAQNNLQNAIIDNQRYENAYKTGGVTKQQLDNSRLQLKNMQAAVRAQGVKINDTSIRAGISGTINKKMVEPGTVVSPGTALFEIVNINSLKLSVLVDESQIGRIQLGQEVPINVNVLPNDSFSGRITFIAPKSDVSLNFPVEIEVQNRGNLKAGMYATATFKTNHGAETQNMLTVPAEAFVNGVSSGQLFIVSNGTAKLIKVQTGKVYGDKVQIISGLNGGEQVITSGQINLDNGSKINIVK from the coding sequence ATGAAAAAAACTTTAATATATATCATCGTAGCAGCTGTACTTGTTGGTTTGGCAGCTTGGAAAATTGCAGATAACAAAAAGAAGCAGGATACTGAAGTAAAAGAAGTGGCAAAGCAGGTTGACAAAATCAACGTGAATGTGATTACTGCTTCAAGAGAAAATATTGATACCGATTATTTGGCAAACGGAACATTCCTTCCAAAGCAGGAAATGCAGCAATCTTCTGAGATTTCAGGACGTATTGTGAGCGTTTTGGTAAAAGAAGGTTCAAAAGTAGGAGCGGGGCAGGTTTTGGCAACGATCAAAAGAGATGCTATCGAAGTTGATGTTACTCAGGCTCAAAACAATTTACAGAACGCGATTATCGATAACCAACGTTACGAAAATGCTTATAAAACTGGTGGTGTTACTAAACAACAGCTTGATAACTCAAGATTACAGTTGAAAAATATGCAGGCTGCTGTAAGAGCTCAAGGAGTTAAAATTAATGATACAAGCATCAGAGCAGGAATCAGCGGTACTATCAACAAGAAAATGGTTGAGCCGGGAACTGTAGTTTCTCCAGGAACTGCTTTGTTTGAAATCGTAAATATCAATTCATTAAAACTTTCAGTTTTGGTTGACGAAAGCCAAATCGGAAGAATTCAGTTGGGTCAGGAAGTTCCAATTAATGTAAATGTTTTACCAAACGATTCTTTCAGCGGAAGAATTACATTTATTGCTCCTAAAAGTGATGTTTCTCTAAATTTCCCTGTTGAAATTGAAGTTCAAAACAGAGGAAACTTAAAAGCGGGTATGTATGCAACTGCAACTTTCAAAACCAACCATGGTGCTGAGACTCAAAATATGTTAACGGTTCCTGCTGAAGCTTTCGTAAACGGAGTAAGTTCAGGACAGTTATTTATTGTAAGCAATGGAACTGCTAAATTAATTAAAGTTCAAACCGGAAAAGTGTACGGTGACAAAGTTCAGATCATCAGCGGATTGAATGGTGGTGAGCAGGTAATTACCAGTGGACAGATTAACCTAGATAACGGTTCAAAAATCAATATCGTAAAGTAA
- a CDS encoding TolC family protein — translation MNRKRITAKKLNIGVAAAFMMFASSSAFAQQQISLQEAIKQALQNKAEAKKAALQIKKAEYKIAEARSGALPQIGATAGVTYNPVIQESLLEFGGERIRAQLGQAWQSQAVVTLNQTIFDQRVFTGLKAAKSTREFYVLNAQLTNEQLIENVATAYYQVFVQEENLKTLNVSYTNTEKVRNVIKSLVDNGLAKGIDLDRTNVQLTNISSSRQQLVNAVQLSKNSLKFYMGVPIDTDIELEEKTIEPQPQLLAETVNLDGRSELKVLEKNRELLVYNKKATEAYLYPIVGLQANYGWAGMGKKFPLTNGLNNGVLWSDYSAIGLNVNIPIFTGGSTKSKIAQAEIDILDLDQDIQNTQLQLSLEYKNAVTNIENSLINIESMKNNVTLAEKVQKDTQSNYQYGLATLTEVLDSENALTDAKQNYTTALLDYKQAEIKLIKAKGELNTLQNP, via the coding sequence ATGAACAGAAAACGTATAACTGCTAAAAAGCTCAACATTGGTGTTGCTGCAGCATTTATGATGTTTGCCTCTTCATCAGCTTTTGCACAGCAGCAGATTTCTCTGCAGGAAGCCATTAAACAGGCATTGCAAAATAAAGCTGAGGCAAAGAAAGCGGCTCTACAGATTAAAAAAGCGGAATACAAAATTGCTGAAGCAAGATCAGGGGCATTGCCACAAATCGGCGCAACTGCAGGAGTAACTTACAATCCGGTGATTCAGGAGTCTTTGCTTGAATTTGGAGGTGAAAGAATTCGTGCACAATTGGGTCAGGCTTGGCAATCTCAGGCGGTAGTAACTTTAAATCAAACTATTTTTGACCAAAGAGTTTTTACAGGCCTTAAAGCAGCAAAATCAACCAGAGAATTTTATGTTTTAAATGCTCAGTTGACCAACGAACAGCTTATCGAAAATGTAGCAACAGCCTATTATCAGGTTTTTGTACAGGAAGAGAATCTTAAAACTTTAAATGTAAGTTACACCAATACCGAAAAAGTAAGAAATGTAATTAAGAGTTTGGTTGATAACGGTTTGGCAAAAGGAATCGATTTAGATCGTACCAATGTACAGTTGACGAATATCAGCTCAAGCAGACAGCAGTTAGTAAACGCAGTTCAGCTTTCAAAAAATTCTTTGAAGTTTTACATGGGAGTTCCTATTGATACTGATATTGAATTAGAAGAAAAAACAATTGAACCTCAACCTCAGCTTTTGGCGGAAACAGTAAATCTTGATGGTCGTTCTGAACTTAAAGTTTTGGAAAAAAACAGAGAGCTTTTAGTGTACAACAAAAAAGCGACTGAAGCATATCTTTATCCTATTGTTGGGTTGCAGGCAAACTATGGTTGGGCCGGAATGGGTAAAAAATTCCCTTTAACAAACGGATTGAATAACGGCGTTCTTTGGAGCGACTATTCTGCGATTGGTTTAAATGTAAACATTCCAATTTTTACGGGTGGTTCTACTAAATCTAAAATTGCTCAGGCGGAAATTGACATCTTAGATCTTGATCAGGATATTCAGAATACACAGCTTCAATTAAGTCTTGAATATAAAAATGCAGTAACCAATATTGAAAACTCATTAATCAATATTGAAAGCATGAAAAACAACGTAACACTTGCTGAAAAAGTACAGAAAGATACCCAATCTAATTACCAGTACGGTTTAGCAACATTAACTGAAGTTTTAGATTCTGAAAATGCTCTTACAGACGCAAAACAGAATTATACCACTGCATTATTAGATTACAAACAGGCTGAAATTAAATTAATAAAAGCTAAAGGAGAGCTTAATACTTTACAAAACCCATAA
- a CDS encoding TetR/AcrR family transcriptional regulator: MSKQEKKDQTQELIKQTAKNLFFVQGKFDATTQEIADEAGVNRTLINYYFRSRDNLIQIIFDDAQKVEKEKSEIIMSSDLPFKEKISQFIEGSLSTSLQYPYLETYIVSQINKGNCRKKDIETEDLEKLYKDIEAEMELGNIEKMKPVHFILNMIALLIFPSAIRPLFMENMNVTDEEFDQLISERKEIILNMLFKNN, from the coding sequence ATGTCAAAACAAGAAAAAAAAGATCAAACCCAAGAGTTAATCAAACAAACGGCAAAGAATTTATTCTTTGTACAAGGGAAGTTTGATGCCACAACACAGGAAATAGCGGATGAAGCGGGTGTTAACAGAACACTTATTAATTACTATTTCAGATCAAGAGACAATCTCATTCAGATTATTTTTGATGACGCACAGAAAGTAGAAAAAGAAAAGTCTGAAATCATTATGAGTTCTGACCTTCCTTTTAAAGAAAAAATATCTCAGTTTATTGAAGGAAGTCTTTCAACAAGCCTCCAGTATCCTTATTTGGAGACCTATATTGTTTCTCAGATTAATAAAGGAAACTGCAGAAAAAAAGATATCGAAACTGAGGATTTAGAAAAACTTTATAAGGACATTGAAGCAGAAATGGAATTGGGTAACATTGAAAAAATGAAACCGGTACATTTTATCTTAAATATGATTGCTTTACTCATTTTCCCGAGCGCAATTCGACCACTGTTTATGGAAAACATGAATGTGACAGATGAAGAATTTGACCAACTGATTTCTGAGAGAAAAGAGATTATTCTTAACATGCTTTTTAAAAATAATTAA
- a CDS encoding helix-turn-helix domain-containing protein, whose protein sequence is MNSIGEMIISSRKNKNLTQEQLADLSKVNLRTIQRIENNENVPRENTLKLICDTLEIAVPKIETQLFVKSSNFIEIAFKYFSLVIINLALMAMLGWMTLDSESNLNSRFAGVLLSFLIPICIVFFTLKMSRTQRLLKFGSGFFVYLILAIIAVGFPTAFVSGLLPCLSIGLITLFYGDSLILKNSNFIIK, encoded by the coding sequence ATGAACTCAATTGGTGAAATGATTATCTCTTCAAGAAAGAATAAAAATTTAACTCAGGAACAACTTGCTGATCTTTCAAAGGTCAATTTAAGAACTATTCAAAGGATTGAAAATAATGAAAATGTACCAAGAGAAAACACTTTGAAGTTAATTTGTGATACGCTGGAAATTGCTGTTCCAAAAATAGAAACGCAATTATTTGTAAAATCATCGAATTTTATAGAGATTGCTTTTAAATATTTCTCCTTAGTGATTATAAATCTTGCGTTGATGGCAATGCTGGGATGGATGACTTTGGATTCTGAATCCAATCTAAACTCCCGATTTGCCGGCGTATTATTAAGTTTTTTAATACCAATTTGTATTGTATTTTTCACCTTAAAAATGAGCAGAACACAAAGGCTTTTGAAATTCGGAAGCGGCTTTTTTGTTTACCTAATTTTAGCCATTATTGCCGTAGGATTTCCCACTGCTTTTGTAAGTGGCTTGCTGCCTTGCCTTTCTATTGGTTTGATCACTTTGTTTTACGGAGATTCATTGATTCTAAAGAATTCTAATTTTATTATTAAATAA
- a CDS encoding efflux RND transporter permease subunit, which translates to MKLAEISIKRPSLVIVLFTILTLGGLLSYSMMGYELIPKFETNMVTISTVYPGASPSEVETSVTRKIEDAVGSLENVKKVESSSYESLSVIMVQLNTGADVNYALNDAQRKVNAILADLPEDADPPSLQKFSLDDLPIMTLSITSNKLNNKELYDLLDKKIEPIFSRVNGVAQVDLVGGQEREIQVNLDEKKLQGYGLSIGDVQQAILSSNLDFPTGALKTRTSRSTIRLSGKYRDINEMNNLVVSNKDGAQVRLSDIATVFDTQKDVEKVARFNQNSTILLQVKKQSDANAVAVSELVQKTIAQVQDNYKTQAVKVTIVDDTTDFTLAAADHVIFDLFLAIILVAIVMLLFLHNIRNAFIVMVSIPLSLIATVIGMYLMGYTLNLMSLLGLSLVVGILVDDAIVVLENVYRHMEMGKSRIRAAYDGASEIGFTVTAITLVIVVVFLPIAMSSGLVSDILTQFCITVVIATLFSLLASFTIIPWLSSRYGKLVHLTGKNPFEKFILWFEKQLEKFTHWITGILEWALKSTLRRIVTVFVTFIILISSFMLVKFGFIGGEFFPKMDRGQFLVQMELPKDASVEKTNQITLEVEKYLRADKDVVDMITTVGQQSTGFGGAQATLYQSEIQVILVDKAEREESTDIKSAKIKRALEEKFTGVEFKTAPIGLMGADNAPIEMVVTAQDNETANKEANRILELLKKVPGSVDAELSTDSGNPEVQVNIDRDKMASLGLNLSSVGQTMQTAFNGNTDGKFRAGEYEYDINIRFADANRQSIEDVRNLMFTNPQGEQIRLSQFAEVKMGSGPSLLERRDKAPSVKVKSKVVGRPVGDVANEWAAQFMDNEKTKPAGVSYIWSGDMENQTEGFGTLGIALLAAIVLVYLVMVSLYDSFVYPFVVLFSIPLALIGVMVILAITGNSINIFTMLGMIMLIGLVAKNAIMIVDFANMRKAAGATTHDALIQANHARLRPILMTTIAMIFGMIPIAIAKGAGAEMNNGLAWVIIGGLTSSLFLTLIIVPVVYSLFDSMLRRMGKHEKPDYEAEMKADYEHRELSEDGFTAKHVD; encoded by the coding sequence ATGAAGTTAGCAGAAATATCCATTAAAAGGCCGTCCCTCGTTATCGTATTGTTTACGATTCTTACGTTGGGAGGTTTATTAAGCTACTCCATGATGGGGTACGAATTGATTCCGAAGTTTGAAACCAATATGGTAACGATTTCTACGGTGTATCCGGGAGCTTCACCTTCTGAGGTAGAAACTTCGGTGACCCGAAAGATTGAGGATGCTGTAGGTTCTTTGGAAAACGTAAAAAAAGTAGAGTCATCTTCATACGAAAGTTTATCAGTAATCATGGTTCAGTTGAACACGGGTGCTGATGTAAACTATGCTTTGAATGACGCCCAGAGAAAGGTAAACGCTATTTTGGCAGATCTTCCGGAAGATGCAGATCCGCCTTCGTTACAGAAATTCTCATTAGATGATTTACCAATCATGACATTGAGTATTACCAGTAACAAGCTAAATAATAAAGAGCTTTACGATCTTTTAGATAAAAAAATAGAACCTATTTTCTCCCGTGTAAACGGTGTGGCTCAGGTTGACCTTGTTGGTGGACAAGAGAGAGAGATTCAGGTAAATTTAGATGAAAAGAAACTGCAGGGTTATGGTCTTTCTATTGGAGACGTTCAGCAGGCAATTCTTTCATCTAACTTAGATTTCCCTACGGGAGCTTTGAAGACGAGAACTTCAAGATCTACCATCAGACTTTCTGGGAAATATAGAGATATCAATGAGATGAATAATCTTGTAGTATCTAATAAAGATGGAGCGCAGGTTCGTCTTTCAGATATTGCAACAGTTTTTGATACTCAGAAAGATGTAGAAAAAGTGGCAAGATTCAATCAGAATTCTACCATTTTACTTCAGGTTAAAAAACAATCTGATGCCAATGCAGTAGCGGTTTCAGAATTAGTTCAGAAAACCATTGCTCAGGTTCAGGATAATTACAAAACTCAGGCTGTAAAAGTAACTATTGTAGATGATACAACAGACTTTACGCTTGCAGCAGCCGATCACGTAATTTTCGATTTATTCTTGGCGATTATTTTGGTGGCTATTGTAATGTTATTGTTCCTTCACAATATCCGAAATGCATTTATTGTAATGGTTTCTATTCCGTTGTCTTTGATTGCTACGGTAATCGGGATGTATTTAATGGGATATACCTTAAACTTAATGAGTTTATTAGGACTTTCATTGGTGGTAGGTATTCTTGTGGATGATGCGATTGTAGTTCTTGAGAACGTTTACCGTCACATGGAGATGGGGAAAAGCAGAATTCGTGCAGCATATGATGGTGCTTCGGAGATTGGGTTTACGGTAACGGCAATTACTTTGGTAATCGTGGTGGTGTTTTTACCGATTGCGATGAGTTCTGGTTTGGTATCTGATATCTTAACTCAGTTCTGTATAACGGTTGTTATTGCAACATTGTTTTCATTATTGGCTTCATTTACTATTATTCCTTGGTTATCTTCAAGATATGGTAAGTTGGTGCATTTAACAGGGAAAAATCCTTTCGAGAAATTTATCCTTTGGTTTGAAAAGCAATTAGAGAAATTCACACACTGGATTACAGGAATTTTAGAGTGGGCTTTAAAGTCAACTTTAAGAAGAATAGTAACTGTTTTTGTGACTTTTATTATTTTGATTTCATCATTTATGTTGGTGAAGTTTGGGTTTATCGGTGGTGAATTCTTCCCTAAAATGGATAGAGGCCAGTTCCTTGTTCAGATGGAATTACCTAAAGATGCTTCTGTAGAAAAAACCAATCAAATAACTCTTGAGGTTGAAAAATATCTTAGAGCAGATAAAGATGTTGTGGATATGATCACAACAGTAGGTCAGCAATCAACAGGTTTTGGGGGTGCACAAGCTACTTTGTATCAGTCGGAAATTCAGGTAATCTTGGTGGATAAAGCTGAGCGTGAAGAAAGTACTGATATTAAATCAGCTAAAATTAAAAGAGCTTTAGAAGAAAAATTCACAGGAGTTGAGTTTAAAACAGCGCCAATCGGATTAATGGGAGCAGACAATGCGCCAATTGAAATGGTGGTAACGGCTCAGGATAACGAGACAGCTAATAAAGAAGCCAACAGAATTCTAGAATTGCTTAAGAAAGTACCTGGTTCTGTAGATGCTGAATTATCAACTGACTCAGGAAACCCGGAAGTTCAGGTAAATATCGATAGAGATAAAATGGCTTCTTTAGGATTAAACCTTTCGAGTGTAGGACAAACGATGCAGACTGCATTTAATGGAAATACAGACGGGAAATTCAGAGCCGGAGAGTATGAATATGACATCAATATTCGTTTTGCTGATGCCAACAGACAGTCTATTGAAGATGTAAGAAACTTGATGTTTACAAATCCTCAAGGTGAACAAATCAGATTAAGCCAGTTTGCAGAAGTGAAAATGGGTTCAGGACCAAGTTTGCTTGAACGTAGAGATAAGGCACCTTCTGTAAAGGTGAAATCTAAAGTAGTAGGTCGTCCTGTAGGAGATGTTGCCAACGAATGGGCAGCTCAGTTTATGGACAACGAAAAAACAAAGCCTGCAGGTGTTTCTTACATCTGGAGCGGTGATATGGAAAACCAGACTGAAGGTTTCGGTACTTTAGGAATTGCATTATTAGCGGCTATTGTATTGGTATACCTGGTAATGGTTTCATTGTACGACTCGTTTGTATATCCGTTTGTGGTATTGTTCTCAATTCCTTTGGCATTGATTGGGGTAATGGTTATTTTGGCCATCACCGGAAATTCAATTAACATCTTTACGATGTTGGGGATGATTATGTTGATTGGTTTGGTGGCGAAAAACGCGATTATGATTGTAGATTTCGCCAATATGAGAAAAGCAGCAGGTGCAACCACACATGATGCTCTAATTCAGGCAAACCACGCACGTCTTCGTCCGATCTTGATGACAACCATTGCGATGATTTTCGGTATGATTCCAATTGCAATTGCAAAAGGAGCAGGAGCGGAGATGAACAACGGATTGGCATGGGTAATCATCGGTGGTTTGACGTCATCATTATTCCTTACTTTGATCATTGTACCGGTAGTATATTCACTATTCGATTCAATGTTAAGAAGAATGGGTAAACATGAGAAACCAGACTATGAAGCTGAAATGAAAGCTGATTACGAACATAGAGAACTAAGTGAAGACGGGTTTACCGCAAAACACGTAGATTAA